CATCGTGCTGAACGACGATCCGAACTGCCACCTCCACCACCTCAAGCACCCGCCGTCGGCCGTCCCCGACGTCGATGCCTGCGTCGAAGCGGCGAGCCACGACGTGGTCGTGCCCGAGAACCTCGCCTGTTGTGGCACGGCCGGCGATCGGGGTCTGATCTTCCCCGAGCTCTCGGCCAGCGCGTTGCGCAAGGAGAAGGCCGACCTCGAGGCCGCCGACGCCGGACGGTTCGTGAGTTCGAACCTCACGTGCGAGACCGGTCCGGGCGCGCAGACGGGGCGTTCGTTCGAGTCGTTCCTGTATCTGCTGGAGGAGGCGTCGCGGGGTTGAGGATGACACGATCGGCCGCCCCGTCCGACGGCCCGCGTCCGTGTCCCCTCAACGACCCTCTTCGGGCCCCGACGGCTCCTCGATCACGAACTCCAGCGACCGCTCGAGGGTGACGTCGCGTACCTGGTCGACGACGGTCACCACGAGCTCGTGCGCACCCGGCTCGAGCTCCCGCAGGTCGAGCCCCGTGCCCTTGACCACCACACCGTCCGGCGAGATGCCCGTCCGCTCCTCGACGAACTCGTCGATGCTGGGCGTGCCCTTCGTGCTGCCGATCGGGGTCGTACGGTAGGAGATCGAGAACCGGGTCCGATCGTCGGCCGCGAGACCCAGATCGTACACCTCGAAGTACACGAACAGCCGGTCCTGCGCGCGCGGGATCACGCGCTCGGGCAGGGGAAGGACGACGTTCGCGTAGCGCACGAACTCCGTGGGCACGTCGGTGTCGACGGCGTAGTCGTCGAAGCTGACACCGAGCATCAGAGCGCTCATGGTCGGTGACGCGTCGTCGGGACGACCACTGACGACGAAGCGCAGGTCGATCCAGCGACGGGCACCGGTGAGCCTGTCCTCGCCCTCGAGTGCGAGACGGTAGCGCCCGGGTTCCACGTCGAGACCGACGCGTGCGGTGCGTGCCGGTCGGAGCCCGTGGGCGCGGCGTTCGGGATCGAACGCCGCGAGGAGGGACTCCCGATCCCGCGACGTGTCGGCGAGAATCGTCCCCTGGTCGAGCCGGTTCTCCGCGGTGTCGAACAGCGCCCACTGCAATTCGACGTCGCCGAGATCCTCGACGCTCCTGTCCGTGGATTCGTCGGACGCGACGACCGCCATCGAAAGGATCGCCGAGGCCCGCTCGCGCGTGCTCGCGAGCACCGCCATCTCGAGCGCGAGGTCGAAGGGCGAGGACCGGCCTCCGCGAGAGAACTGGAGCGGTTTGTCGCTGCGCAGGGCTTCGAACCGCGGCCTGGACTCCGGCGCGACGGCCCAGTCCCGCAGGTAGTTCTGGTCCACGAAGTTCAGACTGAACGTCGACGGACCGCGGACCCAGGTCCAGACCCAGGTCCGGTAGTTCCCTCGCGTCCACCGGCGGTTCAGCGAGGGCGGCCTGAAATCGTCGCGGACGGCGACGATGGGCCGGATGTCGGGCGTGAACTCCGACGTCACGGTCGGCCGTCCCCAACGGACCCAGGCGTCACCGGTCTCGGTGTCCCAGCCCGGGGTCCCGGACTCGGCGTCACCCCACAGGGCGTCGGCCTGCAGGAGCCGGCGCCAGAACTCGAGACGATGCCCGTTGCTGCGACGCACGGGATCCGGATCGATCCGATCCCAGTAGCGCGCCACCGTGGCCACGTCGCCCTCGCGGACACCGGGCAGCCAGCCACCTCCGTGCTCGAAGACACTCGCGAGTTCGTCGGGCACCGCCGCGAGTGCCTGACCGAACAGGTTCTCCGACAATTCCTGCGTCGAAGCTTCGTAGGACAACAGCCCCGCCCTGAGCAGGAGGAGCGGAAGAGCGACCGCGCGACCCTCCTCGAGCGGAGGCAGATGGTCGAGGGCTGTGTCGGGCCGATCCGCAACGAGGCACACCGACGCCAATGCCGCCGAGTGATCCGCCGAGCCGGGGGCGAGTTCGGTGGCACGTTTCAGATGATGGATCGCCGCGCCCACGGGCTCGGGCTTCAGGTGGCGGCGGGCATCGAACCAGTACGCGAAGCCCAGCGCGTAGTGGTACGCCGCCTGCTCCTCGAAGTGCTCGCGCGCTGCTTCCAGCGCGGCGATCGCCCCCGCCCCGTCGCGTGCCCGATGGTGGGCACGCATCGTCCACAACAGCACGTCGAGTCGATCCGGAGCGCGCTGCGCCAGGCCCTCCAGGATGTCAACCGCGATCGACCGATCCTCGGAACGTCCCGTACAGAGGTTCAGAACGGCGAACTCGAAGTCCTCGTGGACGGTCCGGAAACCCTGTGAATGAAGTCGAGCGGAAAGCGCGTCGATGCGTGCCAAGACGTCGTCGCGCGGAAGGTCTTCGGCCGGGTGCCAGATCCGGGGCGGACGCGGGCTGATTCCCAGGACCGATGCGCCCGCGGAAACCGCGGACAAAAGGACCAGGACCGCCACGACGATCCGTACCGTGCACTGCATGTCTCGTCCCTTTGGAGCGAGGAGGCCAGGCATCGAGGGGCCTCGCGCGCAAGCTACCGATCGCGGCCCCCTGCGCGCAAGCGGCGGTCGCGGGGGGACAGCATCGCCACGACGATCTATATTCGGGGCATCGTCGTCGAGTCCGGCGTGTGCACCATGCCCCGTTCCCCGAGGCCTCCCGTGTCCGAGATCCCTCCCGCCCGCCAGTTGCTGCCCAGCACGGCCATGCTGCTCGCCTTCGACGCGGCCGTGCGCACGGGCAGCTTCACGGGTGCCGCGCGCGAGCTGAATCTGACCCAGGGCGCGGTGAGCAAGCAGATCATCGCGCTCGAGGAGCAGCTCGGTGTCGACCTCTTCGACCGCTCCGGACATCGCGTGGAGCTCACCCAGGCCGGACGGGTGTACGCCCGCGACGTGCGCGCCGCCCTCGACCTGATCCTCACCGCGTCGATGCGCGTGATGAGCGATCCGCAGGGTGGCGCGCTCAACCTGGCCGTGTTGCCCACCTTCGGCACGCGGTGGCTCATGCCGCGCCTGCCCGGCTTCCTGGCCGAACACCCCGGCGTGACCGTGCACTTCC
This is a stretch of genomic DNA from Candidatus Krumholzibacteriia bacterium. It encodes these proteins:
- a CDS encoding GWxTD domain-containing protein — protein: MQCTVRIVVAVLVLLSAVSAGASVLGISPRPPRIWHPAEDLPRDDVLARIDALSARLHSQGFRTVHEDFEFAVLNLCTGRSEDRSIAVDILEGLAQRAPDRLDVLLWTMRAHHRARDGAGAIAALEAAREHFEEQAAYHYALGFAYWFDARRHLKPEPVGAAIHHLKRATELAPGSADHSAALASVCLVADRPDTALDHLPPLEEGRAVALPLLLLRAGLLSYEASTQELSENLFGQALAAVPDELASVFEHGGGWLPGVREGDVATVARYWDRIDPDPVRRSNGHRLEFWRRLLQADALWGDAESGTPGWDTETGDAWVRWGRPTVTSEFTPDIRPIVAVRDDFRPPSLNRRWTRGNYRTWVWTWVRGPSTFSLNFVDQNYLRDWAVAPESRPRFEALRSDKPLQFSRGGRSSPFDLALEMAVLASTRERASAILSMAVVASDESTDRSVEDLGDVELQWALFDTAENRLDQGTILADTSRDRESLLAAFDPERRAHGLRPARTARVGLDVEPGRYRLALEGEDRLTGARRWIDLRFVVSGRPDDASPTMSALMLGVSFDDYAVDTDVPTEFVRYANVVLPLPERVIPRAQDRLFVYFEVYDLGLAADDRTRFSISYRTTPIGSTKGTPSIDEFVEERTGISPDGVVVKGTGLDLRELEPGAHELVVTVVDQVRDVTLERSLEFVIEEPSGPEEGR
- a CDS encoding FAD-linked oxidase C-terminal domain-containing protein; translated protein: MADGLRRLRAEVLAVMKRLKEIFDPDGVLNPGIVLNDDPNCHLHHLKHPPSAVPDVDACVEAASHDVVVPENLACCGTAGDRGLIFPELSASALRKEKADLEAADAGRFVSSNLTCETGPGAQTGRSFESFLYLLEEASRG